One Tachypleus tridentatus isolate NWPU-2018 chromosome 3, ASM421037v1, whole genome shotgun sequence DNA window includes the following coding sequences:
- the LOC143246881 gene encoding uncharacterized protein LOC143246881 → MFFRRNHTQTLCSCPSSFPDPCSASHDHRDGHTVPLVTDKQGQVLTLVKVCDATLTIKICNAPRDWMLLALQSMRTGRAHYLVICQCPTSGGLMGPIRNEKPPYADIPSLRVYGMICSQNTRGARKSNEYPEVPWNRILEFVNTTNWNIPI, encoded by the exons ATGTTCTTCCGACGGAATCACACTCAAACACTGTGCAGCTGTCCATCATCCTTCCCTGACCCATGTTCCGCATCACACGACCACAGAGATGGTCACACAGTTCCGCTCGTAACAGATAAACAAGGACAG GTTCTTACTTTAGTGAAAGTCTGTGATgcaacattaacaataaaaatttgcAACGCTCCACGTGACTGGATGCTTCTAGCTCTTCAGAGCATGCGCACAGGAAGAGCTCATTACCTGGTGATTTGTCAATGTCCTACATCAGGGGGACTTATGGGACCAATACGCAACGAAAAGCCGCCTTACGCCGACATCCCTAGTCTTCGAGTATACGGCATGATTTGTTCACAAAACACAAGGGGAGCACGGAAATCGAACG AATATCCAGAAGTTCCTTGGAACCGAATTCTAGAGTTCGTGAACACAACCAACTGGAATATCCCGATATGA